One genomic window of Nitrosomonas sp. Is35 includes the following:
- the uvrB gene encoding excinuclease ABC subunit UvrB, whose protein sequence is MIATFPNSPYKLHQAFAPAGDQPVAIAQLVEGINDGLAYQTLLGVTGSGKTYTIANMIARLGRPAIVIAPNKTLAAQLYAEMREFFPENAIEYFVSYYDYYQPEAYVPARDLFIEKDSSINEHIEQMRLSATKSMLERDDAIIVATVSCIYGIGDPVDYHGMILHLRSGEKISQRDIIKRLTEMQYDRNELEFKRGVFRVRGDVVDVFPAESSEAALRVSLFDDEVDSMSLFDPLTGRMLQKLSRFTVYPSSHYVTPRSTTLRAMETIKTELRERLEYFYQENRLVEAQRLEQRTRFDLEMLNELGFCKGIENYSRHLSGKNPGEPPPTLLDYLPPDALMIIDESHVTVPQIGGMYKGDRSRKENLVNYGFRLPSALDNRPLRFEEFEKRMRQTVFVSATPADYEKQHSGQVVEQVVRPTGLVDPVIEVRPVATQVDDLMSEVHLRTAKNERVLVTTLTKRMAEDLTDYFSDHQIKVRYLHSDIDTVERVEIIRDLRLGQFDVLVGINLLREGLDIPEVSLVAILDADKEGFLRSERSLIQTIGRAARHINGTAILYADRITRSMRVAIDETNRRRQKQVEHNLQNGITPRSVHKRIKDLIDGVYNHESAQQNLKAAQVQARYDAMNEAQLAKEIQRVEKKMLSAAKNLEFEQAAQYRDELKSLKNKLLIGFTDVA, encoded by the coding sequence GTGATCGCAACCTTCCCCAATAGTCCGTACAAATTACATCAAGCGTTCGCTCCCGCGGGAGACCAGCCGGTTGCAATTGCGCAATTGGTCGAAGGCATAAACGACGGCTTGGCGTATCAAACATTATTGGGCGTTACCGGATCCGGTAAAACGTATACGATTGCCAACATGATCGCGCGTTTGGGCCGTCCGGCCATCGTGATCGCGCCGAATAAAACGCTGGCGGCGCAGCTGTACGCGGAAATGCGCGAATTTTTCCCGGAAAACGCCATCGAGTATTTCGTCTCGTACTACGATTATTATCAGCCTGAGGCGTATGTTCCGGCGCGTGATCTGTTTATCGAAAAAGATTCCAGCATCAACGAACATATCGAGCAAATGCGCTTGTCCGCGACCAAATCGATGCTGGAACGCGATGATGCCATCATCGTGGCGACGGTGTCGTGCATCTACGGTATCGGCGACCCGGTGGATTATCACGGCATGATTCTGCACTTGCGCAGCGGGGAGAAAATTTCGCAGCGCGACATTATCAAGCGCCTGACCGAGATGCAATACGATCGTAACGAGCTGGAATTCAAACGCGGTGTTTTTCGCGTGCGCGGCGATGTGGTCGATGTTTTTCCGGCGGAAAGCTCGGAAGCGGCTTTGCGCGTGTCGCTGTTCGACGACGAAGTCGACAGCATGTCGCTGTTTGATCCGCTCACCGGCCGTATGCTGCAAAAACTGTCGCGCTTCACCGTCTATCCTTCCAGTCACTATGTCACGCCGCGCAGCACCACGTTGCGCGCGATGGAAACCATCAAAACCGAATTGCGCGAACGGCTGGAGTATTTCTATCAGGAAAACCGGCTGGTCGAAGCGCAACGCCTGGAGCAACGCACGCGCTTCGATCTGGAAATGCTCAACGAATTGGGTTTCTGCAAAGGGATTGAAAATTATTCCCGTCATCTGTCCGGCAAAAACCCCGGTGAACCGCCACCCACACTGCTCGATTATCTGCCGCCCGATGCGCTGATGATTATCGATGAAAGTCATGTCACGGTGCCGCAGATCGGCGGGATGTACAAAGGGGACCGTTCGCGCAAGGAAAATCTGGTGAATTATGGTTTCCGCCTGCCGTCCGCATTGGATAATCGTCCGCTGCGGTTCGAGGAATTCGAGAAACGGATGCGGCAAACCGTGTTTGTATCGGCTACACCCGCCGATTATGAGAAACAGCATAGCGGTCAGGTGGTGGAACAGGTGGTGCGTCCCACTGGTCTGGTGGATCCGGTCATTGAAGTGCGCCCGGTTGCCACGCAAGTGGACGATTTAATGTCGGAAGTTCATTTGCGTACCGCCAAGAACGAACGCGTGCTGGTCACCACGCTGACCAAACGCATGGCGGAGGATTTGACCGATTATTTTTCCGATCACCAAATCAAAGTGCGTTATTTGCATTCCGACATCGACACCGTCGAGCGCGTGGAAATTATCCGCGATTTGCGTCTGGGACAATTTGACGTGCTGGTTGGGATCAACCTGTTACGCGAAGGACTGGATATTCCCGAAGTGTCGCTGGTGGCGATACTGGATGCCGATAAGGAAGGTTTTCTGCGTTCGGAGCGATCATTGATTCAGACCATCGGCCGGGCGGCGCGTCATATCAATGGCACGGCGATTTTATATGCGGATCGTATTACCCGCTCGATGCGCGTTGCCATTGATGAGACCAACCGGCGGCGCCAAAAGCAGGTGGAGCATAATCTGCAAAATGGCATCACGCCGCGATCGGTACATAAACGGATTAAAGACCTGATCGACGGCGTCTATAACCATGAATCCGCACAACAGAATCTCAAGGCCGCGCAAGTGCAGGCGCGTTATGACGCGATGAATGAAGCGCAACTAGCCAAAGAGATTCAGCGGGTTGAGAAGAAAATGCTGAGTGCCGCCAAGAATCTGGAATTCGAACAAGCGGCACAGTACCGGGATGAACTAAAAAGCCTTAAAAACAAACTGCTGATTGGTTTTACCGATGTCGCGTAA
- the hisG gene encoding ATP phosphoribosyltransferase: protein MTDITIALSKGRIFEDTAPLLKAAGIVALGDPESSRKLILSTNRANVRLIIVRASDVPTYVQYGAADLGIAGKDVLQEHGGAGLYQPLDLNIARCRMMVAVPNGFDYDSAVRQGARLRIATKYVQTAREHFAAKGVYVDLIKLYGSMELAPLVGLADAIVDLVSSGNTLKANNLVAVEEIMQISSRLIVNQAALKLKQDAIQPVLDAFSAAVKQ, encoded by the coding sequence ATGACTGATATCACGATCGCCCTGTCAAAAGGGCGAATTTTTGAAGATACGGCGCCGCTGTTAAAAGCGGCGGGTATAGTCGCGCTGGGCGATCCAGAGTCGTCGCGCAAATTGATTCTATCCACTAACCGAGCCAATGTCCGCTTGATTATCGTGCGCGCCTCGGATGTCCCGACTTATGTGCAATACGGCGCGGCCGACTTGGGCATCGCCGGGAAGGATGTGCTGCAAGAACATGGCGGCGCCGGGCTGTATCAACCGCTGGATCTGAATATCGCACGCTGCCGCATGATGGTGGCTGTACCCAATGGTTTCGATTACGACTCCGCCGTGCGTCAAGGCGCACGGTTACGCATTGCCACCAAATACGTGCAAACCGCACGCGAGCACTTTGCCGCAAAAGGTGTGTATGTCGACCTGATCAAGTTGTACGGTTCGATGGAACTGGCGCCCTTAGTCGGATTAGCCGATGCCATCGTCGATCTCGTGTCCAGCGGCAACACCTTAAAAGCCAATAATCTTGTCGCAGTCGAAGAAATTATGCAGATTTCATCCCGGTTGATTGTCAATCAGGCTGCACTGAAACTGAAACAGGATGCCATTCAGCCGGTGCTGGATGCATTTTCCGCTGCGGTGAAACAGTAG
- a CDS encoding pyridoxal phosphate-dependent aminotransferase gives MELSNRVQTIKPSPTLAVTARAAKLKAEGKDIIGLGAGEPDFDTPQHIKDAAIAAINKGQTKYTAVGGTPGLKNAIVAKFKRENNFVFDAKQILVSCGGKQSFFNLALSVINPGDEVIIPAPYWVSYPDIVLIAEGKPVFINTGIEQNFKISAAQLEAAITPKTKMFVINSPSNPSGAVYTLDELKALGEVLRKHPQILIATDDMYEHILLSGQKFINIVNACPELFAQTVVLNGVSKAYSMTGWRIGYCGGPAHIITAMENIQSQSTSNPSSISQAAAEAALNGDQSCMNPMIAAFKERNIFVTEQLNQINGVRCLSSDGAFYAFADARQSIDDLYKKNLIGAANDIAFSEYLLEKAGVAVVPGSAFGCDGYMRLSFATSMDNLKQALSRIKDLLK, from the coding sequence GTGGAACTCTCTAACCGCGTTCAAACCATCAAGCCATCTCCTACTCTTGCTGTCACCGCCCGGGCTGCGAAACTCAAAGCCGAAGGTAAAGACATCATTGGATTGGGAGCTGGCGAACCCGATTTTGATACCCCTCAGCACATCAAGGATGCCGCTATTGCCGCGATCAATAAAGGTCAAACCAAATACACGGCGGTTGGCGGCACACCCGGTCTGAAAAATGCCATCGTGGCAAAGTTCAAACGGGAAAATAACTTTGTCTTCGATGCCAAACAAATTCTGGTTTCCTGCGGCGGTAAACAGAGCTTTTTTAATCTGGCATTGTCGGTGATCAATCCCGGCGACGAAGTCATCATTCCGGCACCGTATTGGGTTTCTTATCCTGACATTGTGTTAATCGCGGAAGGCAAACCGGTTTTCATCAATACCGGCATCGAGCAGAATTTCAAAATTTCCGCGGCACAATTGGAAGCCGCGATCACCCCGAAAACCAAAATGTTTGTCATCAATAGTCCGAGTAATCCATCCGGAGCGGTTTACACACTGGATGAACTGAAAGCATTGGGGGAAGTGTTACGCAAGCATCCGCAGATTCTGATCGCTACGGACGATATGTACGAGCATATTCTGTTATCGGGTCAGAAATTTATTAACATCGTCAACGCCTGCCCGGAATTATTTGCCCAGACCGTGGTTCTGAATGGCGTTTCCAAGGCGTATTCGATGACTGGATGGCGTATCGGCTATTGCGGCGGACCTGCGCACATTATTACCGCAATGGAGAATATTCAATCGCAAAGCACGTCCAACCCAAGCTCTATTTCGCAAGCAGCGGCTGAAGCGGCATTGAACGGTGATCAGTCCTGTATGAATCCGATGATCGCGGCGTTCAAGGAACGCAATATTTTTGTTACCGAGCAACTGAATCAAATCAACGGTGTGCGTTGCTTATCTTCCGATGGTGCTTTTTATGCCTTTGCGGATGCCCGTCAATCGATCGATGATCTCTACAAGAAAAACCTGATCGGTGCAGCAAACGATATCGCATTTAGCGAATATCTGCTGGAAAAAGCCGGGGTTGCCGTAGTTCCCGGTTCCGCTTTCGGATGTGACGGCTACATGCGTTTGTCTTTCGCCACATCAATGGATAATTTAAAGCAAGCGCTCAGCCGCATCAAAGACCTGCTGAAATAA
- a CDS encoding RNA methyltransferase: MPVITSRDHPLIKQLIRLEESSQYRKKTGLTLLDGIHLIQIYCSVLGAPKNLIVSQAYIDDAENEHFLTILFGHTPPKLTVVSNLLFREISPVKTPSGILALIALPAVKKDVSNGKEMFSVLLETIQDPGNLGSILRSAAAANVKDVYLSKQCADAWSPKTLRAAMGAHFFLHIHEDSDLQKVAQQFSGTVIATSIQANRNLFEISLVGPTAFVFGNEGAGLSKEMIQAADENIVIPMPGKTESLNAAAAAAICFFEKVRQDRAYAASTAIGTK, from the coding sequence ATGCCAGTCATTACGTCACGCGACCATCCGCTCATCAAACAACTGATCAGACTGGAAGAATCGTCGCAATATCGCAAGAAAACCGGCTTAACGCTGCTCGACGGCATTCATCTAATTCAGATCTATTGCTCCGTGTTGGGCGCTCCGAAAAATCTGATTGTCAGCCAGGCTTATATTGACGATGCCGAGAATGAGCACTTTCTCACCATTCTTTTCGGCCATACCCCTCCCAAATTGACGGTGGTCAGCAATCTTTTATTTCGCGAGATATCTCCGGTCAAAACACCGTCCGGCATCCTCGCGCTGATTGCACTTCCCGCGGTGAAAAAAGATGTCAGTAACGGCAAGGAGATGTTCAGCGTTCTGCTGGAAACTATCCAGGATCCCGGCAATCTTGGCTCGATTCTGCGTTCCGCCGCTGCCGCCAACGTTAAGGATGTTTACTTGTCCAAGCAATGCGCCGATGCCTGGTCGCCCAAAACGCTCAGAGCCGCGATGGGGGCGCACTTTTTTTTGCACATTCATGAAGACAGTGATTTGCAAAAGGTCGCACAGCAATTTTCCGGAACGGTCATTGCCACATCGATACAAGCCAACCGGAATCTTTTTGAAATCTCTCTGGTTGGCCCCACCGCTTTTGTATTCGGTAACGAAGGCGCTGGATTGTCCAAAGAAATGATCCAGGCAGCAGACGAAAATATCGTGATTCCCATGCCCGGTAAAACCGAATCATTGAATGCGGCCGCCGCGGCGGCCATTTGTTTTTTTGAAAAGGTCCGCCAGGACAGAGCATACGCGGCGTCAACCGCTATTGGAACAAAATAA
- a CDS encoding superoxide dismutase — protein MSTINVDNFSQAAQAGTQYVLAPLPYANTALDPVISANTLSFHYGKHHKTYVDNLNNLLANSDLAGKSLEEIIRASAGQADKAAIFNNAAQVWNHMFYWHSLKPNGGGEPSAALKQKIEASFGSLEACKKEFAQAALTQFGSGWAWLVVDGGKIAIAKTGNAETPITKNIRPLLTIDVWEHAYYLDYQNRRADYANAILDKLINWDFAEANLG, from the coding sequence ATGTCCACTATTAATGTCGATAATTTTTCCCAAGCTGCTCAAGCCGGTACCCAATATGTTCTGGCGCCCCTGCCCTACGCAAACACTGCGCTTGATCCGGTCATTAGCGCCAACACGCTGAGTTTTCACTATGGCAAGCACCACAAAACCTATGTCGATAACTTGAATAATCTGCTGGCGAATAGCGATCTGGCCGGTAAATCGCTGGAGGAAATTATCCGCGCATCCGCCGGGCAAGCGGATAAAGCCGCGATTTTCAACAACGCCGCGCAAGTCTGGAACCACATGTTCTATTGGCACAGCCTGAAACCGAATGGCGGCGGCGAACCTTCCGCAGCACTGAAGCAAAAAATCGAAGCATCATTCGGCAGTCTGGAAGCATGCAAAAAAGAATTCGCACAAGCGGCGCTGACACAATTCGGCAGCGGCTGGGCGTGGCTGGTTGTGGACGGCGGTAAAATTGCCATCGCTAAAACCGGCAACGCGGAAACACCGATCACCAAAAATATCCGCCCCCTGCTGACCATCGACGTATGGGAACACGCTTATTACCTGGATTATCAAAACCGCCGCGCCGATTACGCCAATGCGATTTTGGATAAATTAATCAATTGGGACTTCGCGGAAGCTAACCTCGGATAA
- the purE gene encoding 5-(carboxyamino)imidazole ribonucleotide mutase, translating to MIKPLISVVMGSKSDWDVMQHAVAILDEFHIAYEAKVVSAHRTPDLLFQFAREAKARGIQCIIAGAGGAAHLPGMIAAKTTLPVLGVPVNSRHLQGLDSLLSIVQMPKGIPVATFAIGEAGAANAGLFAVALLAVNNSELSAQLDEYRRKQTESVLNAELPQ from the coding sequence ATGATTAAACCGTTAATCAGCGTAGTGATGGGAAGTAAAAGCGATTGGGATGTGATGCAGCATGCGGTGGCTATTCTGGATGAATTTCATATCGCCTACGAGGCCAAGGTGGTTTCGGCGCATCGCACGCCGGATTTACTGTTTCAGTTCGCCAGAGAAGCCAAGGCGCGTGGCATTCAATGCATCATCGCCGGTGCGGGCGGCGCGGCGCATCTGCCGGGCATGATTGCGGCCAAAACTACGCTGCCGGTGCTGGGCGTGCCGGTGAATTCCAGACATCTACAAGGCTTGGATTCATTGCTGTCGATTGTGCAAATGCCGAAAGGCATACCGGTCGCCACGTTTGCCATCGGCGAAGCCGGGGCGGCGAATGCCGGGCTGTTTGCGGTGGCGCTATTGGCGGTGAATAACAGTGAATTGAGCGCGCAGCTGGACGAGTACCGGCGCAAACAAACCGAATCCGTACTGAACGCCGAGTTGCCGCAATAA
- a CDS encoding ExbD/TolR family protein: MNFQRGKQNNDPEINLIPMIDVLLVILIFLVVTTTYSKFAELEISLPETSAEQVDKNIEKPNNIDITVSALGDYTINRVAIKSASIESLRDALMAAAKNQPDPFIIINADAKATHQSVITVMEAARLAGYNKITFTTETNNIP, encoded by the coding sequence ATGAATTTTCAACGCGGAAAACAAAATAACGATCCGGAAATCAATCTGATACCGATGATCGATGTATTATTGGTGATTTTGATTTTTTTGGTGGTGACGACGACCTATTCAAAATTTGCCGAGCTTGAAATCAGTTTGCCGGAAACCAGCGCGGAACAAGTCGATAAAAATATCGAGAAACCGAACAATATCGATATCACGGTAAGCGCGCTGGGCGATTACACCATCAACCGGGTAGCCATTAAATCCGCCAGTATCGAGAGTCTGCGCGATGCCTTGATGGCTGCGGCCAAGAATCAGCCGGATCCGTTTATCATCATCAATGCGGATGCAAAAGCAACGCACCAATCGGTGATCACGGTAATGGAAGCGGCGCGCTTGGCAGGCTACAATAAAATCACGTTCACCACGGAAACGAACAATATCCCCTAA
- the hisD gene encoding histidinol dehydrogenase: protein MQIKRFNSTDADFNACLDKLLAFENAQDDAVDVTVANILTDIRSRRDAALIEYTNRFDRLAIQSAKDLELTQDQLQHSLATLPEAERTALQQAAERVRSYHEKQPLSSWQYTDADGTLLGQKVTALDRAGLYVPGGKASYPSSVLMNAIPAKVAGVQELIMVVPTPDGERNDMVLAAAAISKVDRVFTIGGAQAIGALAYGTETVPPVDKIVGPGNAYVAAAKRRVFGIVGIDMVAGPSEILVICDGKTDPDWIAMDLFSQAEHDELAQSILLSPDAEFLNQVAQSIDRQLAAMPRHSVIRASLENRGALIQVQDLDEACEIANKIAPEHLELSVEQPEKWVDKIRHAGAIFLGRHACEALGDYCAGPNHVLPTSRTARFSSPLGVYDFQKRSSLIQVSQQGAEKLGKIASILANGEGLQAHAKSAEYRYIKHR from the coding sequence ATTCAAATAAAACGATTCAACTCCACCGATGCCGATTTCAATGCCTGTCTCGACAAGCTCCTGGCTTTTGAAAATGCCCAGGATGATGCTGTCGATGTCACGGTTGCCAACATTCTCACCGATATCCGCAGCCGCAGGGATGCCGCACTGATCGAATACACCAATCGCTTCGACCGGCTGGCCATTCAATCCGCCAAAGACCTCGAACTGACGCAGGATCAATTGCAGCATTCGTTAGCAACATTGCCAGAAGCTGAGCGGACTGCATTACAGCAAGCAGCGGAACGGGTGCGCAGCTATCACGAGAAGCAACCGCTCAGTTCCTGGCAATACACCGATGCCGATGGCACGTTATTGGGCCAGAAAGTGACCGCGCTAGATCGTGCCGGTCTTTATGTGCCGGGTGGCAAAGCTTCGTATCCGTCGTCGGTGCTAATGAACGCGATTCCGGCAAAAGTCGCCGGTGTGCAAGAATTGATCATGGTTGTCCCTACTCCGGATGGCGAACGCAACGATATGGTGCTGGCAGCCGCGGCCATTAGCAAAGTGGATCGCGTTTTCACCATCGGCGGCGCGCAAGCGATCGGCGCATTGGCGTACGGCACCGAAACCGTGCCGCCGGTCGATAAAATCGTCGGCCCTGGCAATGCGTACGTTGCAGCGGCCAAACGCCGGGTGTTCGGTATCGTCGGTATCGATATGGTGGCTGGGCCTTCTGAAATCCTGGTGATTTGCGACGGCAAAACCGATCCCGACTGGATTGCGATGGATTTGTTTTCCCAGGCGGAACACGACGAGCTGGCGCAGTCGATCTTGTTGTCGCCGGATGCGGAATTTCTCAATCAAGTCGCACAAAGCATCGACCGTCAATTGGCGGCAATGCCGCGCCACAGTGTCATTCGCGCCTCACTGGAAAATCGCGGCGCATTGATTCAGGTGCAAGATCTGGACGAAGCTTGCGAGATCGCTAACAAAATCGCACCGGAACACCTGGAGTTATCGGTTGAGCAACCGGAAAAATGGGTCGATAAAATCCGCCATGCCGGTGCTATTTTTCTTGGCCGTCATGCTTGTGAAGCGTTGGGCGATTATTGCGCCGGCCCCAATCACGTGCTGCCGACCTCACGCACTGCGCGCTTCTCGTCGCCACTCGGTGTTTACGATTTTCAAAAACGCAGCAGTCTGATTCAAGTGTCGCAGCAAGGTGCCGAAAAGCTCGGGAAAATTGCATCGATACTGGCTAACGGGGAAGGATTACAAGCACACGCAAAATCGGCGGAATATCGCTATATCAAGCACCGGTAA